The nucleotide window GTTTTATGTATTTCAGATGAAATTTATGAGAAGATAATCTATAATAAAGAACATATAAGTATAGCCTCTCTCTCTCCAGAAATGAAAAAATTGACTGTTGTAATTAATGGAGTATCAAAATCTTTTGCAATGACTGGGTGGAGAATAGGGTATACTGCTTCTGAACCTGAAATATCAGCAGCTATAGCAAAGATACAAGGTCAAACAACATCTGCACCATCATCTATCTCTCAAAAAGCAGCATATTCTGCAATCAAATATGGAGAGCAACTGGTTGCTCCTATGGTTAAAGAATTTAAGAAAAGAAGAGATTATCTACTTGAAAACCTTTCAGAAAAATTTGTTTACCCTATGCCAGACGGAGCTTTTTACCTTTTCTTTACTTTAAACAATATAGATTCTGTTACTTTGGCTAATCAACTTCTTGAAGAGAAACTTCTTGCAACTGTTCCTTGCCAAGATTTTGGGGCAGATAAATATGTAAGAATTTCTTATGCTACAAGTTTAGATAACCTTAAAGAAGCTGTAAAACGGCTTAACCAAGTGGCAGAAGAAAAAGGAAACTAATGAAAAATTTAAAAAAAATCGGTTTCGTGTTGACTCTTATGGCTACCTTTTTTATAACCAGAACATCTTTTATAAGTGCTGAAGAATATCTGTTTTCGCCTGCTCAAAGTCTTATATATTCTTTTAAAATTAACGGAGATATTGAGCACAAAAGTAGCGGTATAATGGGTCAATCTCTTGATATTGTAACAGAAGGAGTGTTCAAGTTAGAACTTCTTGAGGAAAAAAAGGATAAATATATAATAAAATTAACTCCTTGTAAAACCTTCATAAAACTAAATGAGACAGTACTTGAAGATATGAGAAAAGAAGAAACCTCAATTTCTAAGGTGATTTCATCTTCAATATTAGAGATTGCCAAAAACGGTTCTATAATCTCCACAAAAGAGGTTACTTCAGGAATGATAGATATGTCTCAAATCTTTAAACTTGTACCAGCTTTTCCAGAAAAACTATATTCTGGTAGAAAATGGAAACAATCTCTTTCCCCCTTTGCTCTGCCTGGTGTTCCTATGTGTAATATGGATTTTGTTTATACTTATATGAAAGCACCAAACACTCTTCCAAAAATTAAAGTGGTTGCAAACCAAGCAATAAAAGAGAAGAAACAAAATAGGGATGTTATCATTAATTTTACTGGTAAAAATTCTTCAAATGGGCAGTTTGTTTTTGATAATACAAAAGGGAGAATAGAAACTTTTTCAGGTAAATTCAATCTTATACTTAATACAACGTTTTCTATACCGTCTCAGGAACGAGATAAAAAATCCACTACTCAATCTATGCCGATGAATATGGATATAAAACTTGATATTGAATTAAAAGTTTTATAAGCGTTCAGTGTACGAGTCTTGAAAATTGAAAATTGGTTCGTCAAAAAGCACCTGACGTGCAATATTGAAGATGATACCTAAAGAGAGCATATTAATAAGGAAAGAGGAGCCACCGACACTAAAAAATGGTAATGTCGTTCCTTTCGAAGGTACTAAATTTAACACAACGGCTGCATGAAGCAGAAACTGAAAAGCAAATAATCCTCCTATACCAGTAGAAAGTAGTTTAATAAAATAATCGTTACTCATACTGGATAATTGTAGACTGGAAAAGATTAAAATTCCAAATAAAAGTAGCACTACCGATGTTCCTACAAAACCGCCTTCTTCGCCAACAACTGCATATATATAATCTTTATGAGGTTCGGGTAAAAAATTCAATTTTCTTTTACCTTCGCCAAGTTTTTTTCCAAAAATCCCGCCAGCTCTAAGGGCAATAAGAGATTGTTGTGCCTGATACCCTTTATCAGCTGTGTCTGCAGTAGGGTTTAAGTAAGAAATTATCCTTGCTCTCCTATAAGGAAACATTAAAACCAACCCAGAAAAAAAGATTATGCTTACCAGTATAATAGTAAAGATTCTTTTTGTATTCACTCCTGCAAGAAACATAAGAAGTAAAAAAGCACAAAAAATAATAGCTAAGGTACCTATATCTTTCTGTAATTGTAAAATTCCCGCTACAATAAGGAAAAAGATGATCGGCTCAACAAGAGTAGATTTTTTATCTATTTGATGTAACTTCTTTTTAAAATAACCAGCTAAATATATAATGAATGTAAGTTTAACAAGTTCAGCTGGCTGAAAACTTAAAGGTCCTAATCGTATCCATCTTAAATCCCCAAAAAATTTTGGTGAAAGTAGTATAGGAAGTGATACAACAAATATTCTAAAACTCCAACTTTCAAGTTTTTTGTTGCTGACTCTCCTTAAAAGAGCAATGCATACAAGTCCAAGACAAAGCCATAAAAGGTGTTTGTTAAAATAGTAAGAAGGGTCACCACTTTTTGAAATTCCATAAGCAGAACTTGAACTGAAAACGAAAAGACTACCTAGTACTATAAGTATAGCACTGGTAAAAAACAATTTATGGTAAAAGCTTAACCTCTTTTTTAAAAGCATCGCCACGCTCCTTATAGTTTTTATACATATCAAAAGATGCACAAGCTGGTGAGAGTAAAACAGTATCACCTTTTTGTGCTTTTTCTGTCCCTTTTTTTACAGCTTCTTCCATAGTATCAGCAAAAATATACGGGATTCCTGTGTTTTTCAATTCTTCTGCTATTGTTTCTTTTGCTTCTCCAAGTAAAACCAATAGTTTAACTCGTTCTTTTATTAGTGGAGAAACTTTAACAAAAGAGGTACCTTTATTCTGTCCACCCATAATAAGTACTGTTCTATTATCTTTTTCAAGGCAACTTAACGCATTGATTAAAGAGTGTGGGTTGGTAGATTTTGAGTCATCAATGTAAGTAACACCTCTTTTCTCAGTAAATTTTTCGAACCTGTAGGGCAAGGATTTAAATTCCTCAAAGGTTTTTTGTATAATTGTAGGTTCAATTTTGCATATAAGTCCTACAAGTATAACTGCCATAATGTTTTCTATATTACCGATACCTTTAAGTTGTATCCCTTCTGTTTCGAAAATGTTTTTTTCTACTCCTTCAACATTATATACAATCTGCTTATTTTTTAGATAAACGCCGTTTAACACTTCTTCTTTTTGACTAAAAAAGAAGACTTTTCCTACGGTTTTTTTTTCGGCTTCTCTACTATAAAAATCATTATAATTTAATATAGCGTAATCGTTTTGTTGTTGATTTATAAACAATCTTTCTTTAGCAGAAAGATAATTTTTAAACGATAAATGCCTGTCCAGATGGTCCTCTCCAACATTAAGAAGACATCCAATAAATGGTTTGAATGTTTTGATTCTTTCAAGTTGGAAACTACTTATTTCAAGAATAATAAATGTATCTTTACTTAAATTATCTACTTCTCCAATAAAAGAATTGCCTATATTACCGCATACAATAGAAGGTAATTTAGCATTTTTAAAAAGTTTTCCAAGTAAAGAAACTACAGTGGTTTTACCATCTGTCCCTGTTACCCCAATCACTTTTTTACTTGGTGAGAAGGTATACGCTATCTCTATTTCATTAATTACTTTTATATTATGTTGTTTTGCAAACTTCAAAGGAATGCTATCTTCAGGTATACCAGGGCTTGGAATTACAAAATCGGCTTTTTTAATAAGTTCTTCTGTATGTTTTCCTATCTCTACAATAGCCCCTAACGAAGCAAGGGTATTCATTCTTTTGGTGGTTTCTATATCTTTTCGTAACTCTGATACAAAGACTTTCGCTCCTCTTTTGAGTAAAAATAGAGCCGTATCATAACCTGTTTCTCCAACACCTATTATTGTAAAGGTTCTATTCTTTATCTCCATCTTAACGTATTTTCAGTGTTATAAGTGTGAAAAGAGCAAGAATAATTCCTATTATCCAAAACCGAACGATTACTTTACTTTCAGGGACTCCTTTAATTTCAAAATGATGGTGGATAGGCGTCATAAGGAATACCCTTTTCCCAGTAAGTTTAAAAGAGGTAACCTGAATTATAACGGATAAAGCTTCAATAAAGAAGATTCCTCCTACCAGAACAAGTGATAGTTCTTGTTTGACCGTTATTGCTAACATACCTATAATTCCTCCTAACATAAGAGCGCCTGTATCTCCCATAAATATAGAAGCAGGAAAACAGTTGAACCATAAAAAACCGAGAGAAGAACCTATTAAAGCTCCCGTGAAAACTGTTACTTCTTCTACTCCTTTGATATAGGGAATATTCAAATATTCTGCAAACTGAATATTACCAGTTAAATACGACATAATACCATAAGCTAAAGCTACAATAAGCACAGACCCAATGGCAAGCCCATCCATCCCATCTGTAAGATTAACAGCGTTTGATGTTGCCACGATAATAAACATAACAAAGAGAATATAGTAGACACCAATATGGAAAACGATTTTTTTAAAGAAAGGCATATAAACTGATGTATTAAAATCTATTCCAGCATTTAAATAGAGTATAACCCCAACAATAAGACCTATTGAGGCTTGACCTGCCAGTTTTACCAAAGGACGCAACCCTTTGTGGCTGTGAGTCTTTAGTTTTGTAAAATCATCCCAGAATCCAAGTAGAGCTAACCATATAGAAAGAAGTATAAAAATTAAGACATAAGAATTGCTTAGTTCTGTCCAAGCCAGTACCGAAATAAGAAGGCTTCCCAACATTATCAACCCACCCATAGTAGGAGTTTTTTCTTTACTGTCTTGCCGAAAATTAAGCATATTGGGATGGCAAAAAGATTTTAACGACCTTATTATTCGTGACCCAAAAATAATGGTTAAAAATAGAGAAGTTAGGGTCGCAAGAACAGCTCTTACAGTTACATATCTAAAAACATTAAACCCAAACCAATACTTAGTAAAATAATATAAAATTTTGTATATCATAAAAGTTTCCTCATCCTGTTAGATATTTAACTGTTTTTTCCAATCCAATTGCTCGAGACCCCTTTATTAGGATAGTTTCCTCTCCTGTTAATATGGTTTTAAGGTATTGATTTAATGAATCTGTATCTTCAAAGTGTTTACCTCTTTTTCCTGATACATCGGAAATGATTCTGCTTGTTTTGCCACAAGTAATCAATCTTTCAATCTTAAGGTTTTTAATATATAATCCTATGTTTCTATGAAGTATATGAGACAATTTCCCAAGTTCTGCCATATCTCCTATAATTAAAATCTTTTTCTTAAAATCTTTCCTATTGAACGAATCGAGTGCGTGTTTTAAAGAGTTAGGGTTACAATTGTAAGACTCATCTATAACTGTAAGATTACCAACTTTCTTTATAAGACCTCTACCTTCTATAGGTTTCATAGAGTCGATTATCTCTTTGAATTGTGTGTTGTTGATGTTAAACTTTTTGGCTATCGTGTAGGCAATAAGTACAGGATATATAAGAGTTGTGTTCCAAAAATTGATTTTAAATTCTTCTTTCTGTCCTTGGATTATAAAGGTAAAAAAATTGGTACCCTCTTCCGTAATAATGCCTCTTGTATGAGCACCTTTTTTTGTGCCAAAACTTAATATTAACCCTTCAACCTGCTTTTCAAAAAACTTATAAAACTTATTATCATAGTTTAAAAGACAAAGTTTTTCTCCTACAAGGTTCTTTATTATTTCAGATTTTGCTTCTGCAATGGCTAACATACTGTTTAAATATCCAATATGAGCTGTTCCTACATTTGTAATGATTGCTGCATCTGGTCGCGCAATTTTACTAAGATAATCTATCTCTCCTTTGCTGTTCATCCCCATCTCAAGAACACACATCTCATCTCTTTTATCAATATTAAAAATAGAAAGAGGCAATCCTATTGTGTTGTTGAGATTGCCTTCATTGGCTACTGTTTTATAACCTAAAGATAAAACTTTTTTTACAAGTTCTTTTGTTGTTGTTTTCCCGTCGCTTCCTGTCACCCCAATGGTGAAAGGGGTGAACATATTTTTATAACCTCTGGCTATATCACCGAGGGCTTGAATTGAGTTTTTAACATATATACAGTTATCTTTATTTCTATTTTGAACATTATCTGTAATTGTTGCTGTAGCACCTTTTTTTATTGCATCTGATATAAACAGATTTCCATCATATTTTCCCCCTTTTATAGCAACAAACAGGTCCCCTTCTCTTATTTTTCTTGAATCTGTTGACACTCCATAACAATATTTTTTTAGTAGGTGTTTATCTACAACCTTTCCTTTACACCACTCACTTACCTGTTGCACCTTTATCTGTTCCATTTTATAATCAACGATTTAATATAGCTTTCTTTACCTCTTCCCTATCATCAAAAGGGATTGTGGTATTTTTCAATATTTGAAATGTTTCATGACCTTTGCCAGCTATTACGATACAATCCCCTTTTCTCGCTGCTTTAACAGCAGCTTTGATTGCTTCTTTTCTATCAGGAATAGATACATACTTTCTTCTGTAAAAAGGTACCCCTTTCTCGATATCTTCAATTATTGATTCGGGGTTTTCGGAGCGGGGGTTGTCTGAGGTAATAAAAACGATGTCAGCCATTTTTACAGCAATCTTACCCATAAGTGGACGTTTTGTTTTATCTCTGTCTCCTCCACAACCAAAAACGAGGAGTATACGTGATGGTTTCATTACCTTAACTGAAGATAAAAGATTAGCCAAAGCATAATGGGTATGTGCATAGTCAACTATAACATCAAAATCTTGACCTGCATCAACAGATTCAAACCTACCAGGCACAGATTCGAGTGTACTTAAAGCTTCTTTGACAGATGATATGTCTATACCTCTCGATTTTGCAAAAGCTATACCAGTAAGCGTATTGTAAATATTAGATATTCCTCTTATTTTAGTATAAAAACTTACATCCTTTTTCTCTATTTCAACTGTCATATAATTTCCATCTCTTCTAATGGAATAGTCTTTAAGTTGTATATCGGATTTTTTTTTGCCGAAGGTTACAAATGGGATAGAATATTTTTGAAGTGTTTTTATTAAATGTTTTGAATAAGGGTCGTCAATATTGATTATCCCAGCTTTATTATTTTTTTCGCTTTCAGAGAGATATTTATCAAAAAACTTTAATTTTGTACTAAGATAATGTTTAAAAGTTTTGTGGTAATCCAAATGTTCGTGAGAGGCTATATTTGTAAAAATTCCTGTATCAAAATGGGTTTTGGAAACTCTTCCTTGGTCTATACCGTGAGAAGATACTTCCATAATTGCCCAGTTACATTTAGCTTCAAGCATATCTGATAAAAATTGTTGTATATCTAAAGATTCTGGTGTTGTGTTTGTTGAATTGATAGCCCTTTCTCCGATCTGATAAGATATTGTTCCAATAAGTCCACATTTATTTCCTATATGCTCCAGTATGTGTTTAATTATAAAAGAAACAGTTGTTTTACCGTTGGTTCCAGTAATTCCAGCAACACTCAGTTTTTTTGAGGGGTGCCCATAAAATTCTGCTGATAATTTGTGTAACGCATCTCTTGTGTCTTGAACAATAATTTCTGCAACATCAGAAGGAAGTATTGTGCTCTTTTTATTTGCAACAATAATTTTAGCTCCTCTATCAATAGCATCTTTTATGTACAGATGCCCGTCAGAGTTGTTACCTTTAATTGCAACAAAAAGAAAATTCTTTTTAACTTTTCTTGAATCGTACGCTATCCCTTCAATATCCACATTGGTAAGATTAAAATTCTTCTTTTCTTCAATACTCTTTATGAGTTCTTTGATTTTCATTTTATCACTCTTTTATTACTGGTTCTTTTTTGTTTAGGACTATTTTATTGTTATTATATTCTTGGTGAGGTGGAATTTTAAAATATTGTAAGCTTCGCCACAATATATTCTTAAAAGTAGGGGCTGCTACTAAACCTCCATAATATATTGGTCTGGGCTCATCTACTGTAACCATAATAACTAGTTTCTCTTCTGTTCCATTAATATATCCGCAAAATGAAGCAACATACTGGTTTTTTGAATAACGTCCATTGATACTCTTCTGTGCAGTACCTGTCTTTCCACTTATTCTGTATCCATCTATATTTGCCTTAGGAGCAGTGCCGCCAGGTTTTGTGACATTTTCAAGGATATTTGTCAAAGTGGTGCAGGTCTTTTCTGAAAGAATTTGTTCCCTCTGTTGGTTATATAACGTTTTTATGTCGGCAGACTTATCTTGAATTTCTTTCAAGATATGTGGTTTAACAAGGTATCCGCCGTTAGCGGTTACACCCATAGCTACAATTCCTTGAATAGCTGTTGTTCCTACTTCTTGCCCTATGGGGATAGCTGTTATTGAGTAACCAGACCATCTGTTAAGAGGTCTCAAAATACCTCTTACTTCACCTGGTAAATCTATTCCTGTTAACTGCCCAAACCCAAATTTGTTACAATAATCGTATAAACGGCTTTCTCCAAGTTTCATTGCAATCTTAACTGTCCCAATATTACTCGATTTTTCTAAAACTTCTCTAACAGTTAAATGTCCATAAGAATGAGTGTCCCTAAGAAAATGGTTTCTAACAAACCATCTTCCGTTTTCACAAAATACTGTATCTTCAGGGGCGATTAGTTTTTCTTCCATTGCAGCGGTAACAGTAATAATTTTAAAAGTGGAGCCGGGCTCAAAAAGGTCTGTTACTATCCTATTTCTTCGTTCGGCAGGATTTGCCTTTTTAAAAAAATTGAGGTCATAATTAGGGTAATTAGCTAATGCAAGTATTTCACCGTTCTCATAATTCATTATTACCGCTGAAGCACTTTTAGCGTTATATTGAGCATAACATTTTTCAAGTTCTTCTTCTACTATAAATTGGAGTTTATAATCAAGGGTCAGTTTTATATCTTTTCCTTTCTCTGGCTCTACAAGTTTTTTTTCAACTGAAGGTATTAGAGCACCTTTCCCGTCTTTAAGTATTAAAGAAACACCTTTCATTCCTTTAAGAATACTATTGTAATAAAGTTCTATACCTTCTAAACCTTCTTCATCGGTTCCAGTGAAACCTATTACATGACAAGCAAACCTATTGTTAGGGTAGACTCTCTTATAACGCTGTTCAAAAACTATTCCTGGAAGGTTTTTGCTTTCAAGTTCTTTATATTTATTAAGAGATAACTCTTTTTCAATAAGAGGGTATTTTAAAGATAGATATTTGTTAA belongs to bacterium and includes:
- a CDS encoding putative lipid II flippase FtsW, with amino-acid sequence MLLKKRLSFYHKLFFTSAILIVLGSLFVFSSSSAYGISKSGDPSYYFNKHLLWLCLGLVCIALLRRVSNKKLESWSFRIFVVSLPILLSPKFFGDLRWIRLGPLSFQPAELVKLTFIIYLAGYFKKKLHQIDKKSTLVEPIIFFLIVAGILQLQKDIGTLAIIFCAFLLLMFLAGVNTKRIFTIILVSIIFFSGLVLMFPYRRARIISYLNPTADTADKGYQAQQSLIALRAGGIFGKKLGEGKRKLNFLPEPHKDYIYAVVGEEGGFVGTSVVLLLFGILIFSSLQLSSMSNDYFIKLLSTGIGGLFAFQFLLHAAVVLNLVPSKGTTLPFFSVGGSSFLINMLSLGIIFNIARQVLFDEPIFNFQDSYTERL
- the murD gene encoding UDP-N-acetylmuramoyl-L-alanine--D-glutamate ligase — protein: MEIKNRTFTIIGVGETGYDTALFLLKRGAKVFVSELRKDIETTKRMNTLASLGAIVEIGKHTEELIKKADFVIPSPGIPEDSIPLKFAKQHNIKVINEIEIAYTFSPSKKVIGVTGTDGKTTVVSLLGKLFKNAKLPSIVCGNIGNSFIGEVDNLSKDTFIILEISSFQLERIKTFKPFIGCLLNVGEDHLDRHLSFKNYLSAKERLFINQQQNDYAILNYNDFYSREAEKKTVGKVFFFSQKEEVLNGVYLKNKQIVYNVEGVEKNIFETEGIQLKGIGNIENIMAVILVGLICKIEPTIIQKTFEEFKSLPYRFEKFTEKRGVTYIDDSKSTNPHSLINALSCLEKDNRTVLIMGGQNKGTSFVKVSPLIKERVKLLVLLGEAKETIAEELKNTGIPYIFADTMEEAVKKGTEKAQKGDTVLLSPACASFDMYKNYKERGDAFKKEVKLLP
- the mraY gene encoding phospho-N-acetylmuramoyl-pentapeptide-transferase, which translates into the protein MIYKILYYFTKYWFGFNVFRYVTVRAVLATLTSLFLTIIFGSRIIRSLKSFCHPNMLNFRQDSKEKTPTMGGLIMLGSLLISVLAWTELSNSYVLIFILLSIWLALLGFWDDFTKLKTHSHKGLRPLVKLAGQASIGLIVGVILYLNAGIDFNTSVYMPFFKKIVFHIGVYYILFVMFIIVATSNAVNLTDGMDGLAIGSVLIVALAYGIMSYLTGNIQFAEYLNIPYIKGVEEVTVFTGALIGSSLGFLWFNCFPASIFMGDTGALMLGGIIGMLAITVKQELSLVLVGGIFFIEALSVIIQVTSFKLTGKRVFLMTPIHHHFEIKGVPESKVIVRFWIIGIILALFTLITLKIR
- the murF gene encoding UDP-N-acetylmuramoyl-tripeptide--D-alanyl-D-alanine ligase translates to MEQIKVQQVSEWCKGKVVDKHLLKKYCYGVSTDSRKIREGDLFVAIKGGKYDGNLFISDAIKKGATATITDNVQNRNKDNCIYVKNSIQALGDIARGYKNMFTPFTIGVTGSDGKTTTKELVKKVLSLGYKTVANEGNLNNTIGLPLSIFNIDKRDEMCVLEMGMNSKGEIDYLSKIARPDAAIITNVGTAHIGYLNSMLAIAEAKSEIIKNLVGEKLCLLNYDNKFYKFFEKQVEGLILSFGTKKGAHTRGIITEEGTNFFTFIIQGQKEEFKINFWNTTLIYPVLIAYTIAKKFNINNTQFKEIIDSMKPIEGRGLIKKVGNLTVIDESYNCNPNSLKHALDSFNRKDFKKKILIIGDMAELGKLSHILHRNIGLYIKNLKIERLITCGKTSRIISDVSGKRGKHFEDTDSLNQYLKTILTGEETILIKGSRAIGLEKTVKYLTG
- a CDS encoding UDP-N-acetylmuramoyl-L-alanyl-D-glutamate--2,6-diaminopimelate ligase, which gives rise to MKIKELIKSIEEKKNFNLTNVDIEGIAYDSRKVKKNFLFVAIKGNNSDGHLYIKDAIDRGAKIIVANKKSTILPSDVAEIIVQDTRDALHKLSAEFYGHPSKKLSVAGITGTNGKTTVSFIIKHILEHIGNKCGLIGTISYQIGERAINSTNTTPESLDIQQFLSDMLEAKCNWAIMEVSSHGIDQGRVSKTHFDTGIFTNIASHEHLDYHKTFKHYLSTKLKFFDKYLSESEKNNKAGIINIDDPYSKHLIKTLQKYSIPFVTFGKKKSDIQLKDYSIRRDGNYMTVEIEKKDVSFYTKIRGISNIYNTLTGIAFAKSRGIDISSVKEALSTLESVPGRFESVDAGQDFDVIVDYAHTHYALANLLSSVKVMKPSRILLVFGCGGDRDKTKRPLMGKIAVKMADIVFITSDNPRSENPESIIEDIEKGVPFYRRKYVSIPDRKEAIKAAVKAARKGDCIVIAGKGHETFQILKNTTIPFDDREEVKKAILNR
- a CDS encoding penicillin-binding protein 2, whose translation is MEQQKQALIDIRFKNRLKVVKSIFFMLLLLVFINLFKLQVIQRDLKRQGGPWVKVVSPVPRGTIYDRNGQVLAMSVPYCSVYLDSWAISEKEKDEKTYKERLKKELQETLGLQEKQINKYLSLKYPLIEKELSLNKYKELESKNLPGIVFEQRYKRVYPNNRFACHVIGFTGTDEEGLEGIELYYNSILKGMKGVSLILKDGKGALIPSVEKKLVEPEKGKDIKLTLDYKLQFIVEEELEKCYAQYNAKSASAVIMNYENGEILALANYPNYDLNFFKKANPAERRNRIVTDLFEPGSTFKIITVTAAMEEKLIAPEDTVFCENGRWFVRNHFLRDTHSYGHLTVREVLEKSSNIGTVKIAMKLGESRLYDYCNKFGFGQLTGIDLPGEVRGILRPLNRWSGYSITAIPIGQEVGTTAIQGIVAMGVTANGGYLVKPHILKEIQDKSADIKTLYNQQREQILSEKTCTTLTNILENVTKPGGTAPKANIDGYRISGKTGTAQKSINGRYSKNQYVASFCGYINGTEEKLVIMVTVDEPRPIYYGGLVAAPTFKNILWRSLQYFKIPPHQEYNNNKIVLNKKEPVIKE